In Streptomyces sp. P3, one DNA window encodes the following:
- a CDS encoding MoxR family ATPase → MFTSVDDVRARLAESGYLASPAVATTVFLADRLGKPLLVEGPAGVGKTELAKAVAQVAGARLVRLQCYEGVDESRALYEWNHAKQLLRITAGRDETWDEARTDIFSEEFLLPRPLLTAIRGDEPTVLLIDETDKADVEVEGLLLEVLSDFQVTVPELGTITATRRPFVVLTSNASRELSEALRRRCLFLHIGFPEEELERRIVRLKVPGIDAALAESVVRVVGALRAMDLRKAPSVAETIDWARTLLALGADTLDENVVRDSLGVILKHQDDLLKAGAKLDLDAV, encoded by the coding sequence TTGTTCACGTCCGTCGACGATGTCCGCGCCCGGCTCGCCGAGAGCGGTTACCTGGCCTCCCCCGCCGTCGCCACGACCGTCTTCCTCGCCGACCGGCTCGGCAAGCCACTGCTGGTGGAGGGGCCGGCCGGGGTCGGCAAGACCGAACTGGCCAAGGCCGTGGCACAGGTGGCGGGCGCCCGGCTGGTACGGCTGCAGTGCTACGAGGGCGTCGACGAGTCCCGCGCGCTGTACGAGTGGAACCACGCCAAGCAGCTGCTGCGCATCACCGCCGGGCGGGACGAGACCTGGGACGAGGCCCGCACCGACATCTTCAGCGAGGAGTTCCTGCTCCCCCGCCCGCTGCTGACCGCCATCCGCGGCGACGAGCCGACCGTCCTGCTGATCGACGAGACCGACAAGGCCGACGTCGAGGTGGAGGGACTGCTTCTCGAGGTGCTCAGCGACTTCCAGGTCACCGTTCCCGAACTGGGCACGATCACCGCGACCCGCCGCCCCTTCGTGGTCCTCACCTCCAACGCCAGCCGCGAGCTGTCGGAGGCGCTGCGCCGCCGGTGCCTCTTCCTGCACATCGGGTTCCCGGAGGAGGAGCTGGAGCGGCGGATCGTCCGGCTGAAGGTGCCCGGCATCGACGCGGCGCTGGCCGAGTCCGTGGTCCGGGTGGTGGGCGCGCTGCGCGCGATGGACCTGCGCAAGGCGCCGTCCGTGGCGGAGACGATCGACTGGGCGCGCACCCTCCTCGCGCTCGGCGCCGACACCCTGGACGAGAACGTCGTCCGGGACAGTCTGGGCGTGATCCTCAAGCACCAGGACGATCTCCTCAAGGCCGGTGCGAAGCTCGACCTGGACGCCGTGTGA
- a CDS encoding FAD-dependent oxidoreductase produces MDDHAHLDHAHLQGSYWLDTAPPGDPLPPPEGPLTVDVAVIGAGIAGLSTAWELARRGRSVAVLEADRIAAGVTGHTTAKVSALHTLVYDRLRRTRGPEAAALYARSQAEAVRHVAETADALGVDCDWEETAAYTYAEDASRTDALKAEAEAAREAGLPASYVTDTDLPFPVAGAVRVTGQAQFHPRKYLLALADDIRRLGGAIHEQTRVTGLTEGDPCTLTTRSPASGTEVGARSVVVATHYPVFDRALLFSRLSPRRELVVAAPLDAIGAPLGMYITQEQNTRSVRTAPMDDGRRLLIVTGEHFTPGSGGDVEERFARLCAWAADRFGDLTFTHRWATQDNDSTDSVPLVGPLHPGSRHAYVATGFGGWGMSGGVMAGRLLAEQITGGTSPWDDLYDPRRLASVVREGATFLRQQADVARHFVGDRLPSLAGPSVETLAPGDGAVVRVGGERCAVHRDEDGQLHALSARCTHLGCLVAFNRAEGAWECPCHGSRFDVRGAVVQGPAVDPLEPRDL; encoded by the coding sequence ATGGACGATCATGCGCACCTCGACCATGCGCACCTCCAGGGGTCGTACTGGCTGGACACCGCGCCCCCCGGTGACCCGCTGCCCCCGCCCGAAGGGCCGCTCACCGTGGACGTCGCGGTCATCGGCGCGGGCATCGCCGGACTGAGCACCGCCTGGGAGCTGGCCCGTCGGGGACGCTCCGTCGCCGTGCTGGAGGCCGACCGGATCGCGGCCGGGGTCACCGGGCACACGACGGCCAAGGTCAGCGCCCTGCACACCCTCGTCTACGACCGGCTGCGCCGCACCCGGGGCCCGGAGGCGGCCGCCCTGTACGCCCGCTCGCAGGCGGAGGCAGTCCGGCACGTCGCCGAGACCGCGGACGCGCTCGGCGTCGACTGCGACTGGGAGGAGACCGCGGCCTACACCTACGCCGAGGACGCCTCCCGCACCGACGCGCTGAAGGCGGAGGCGGAGGCCGCGCGGGAGGCCGGCCTCCCCGCCTCGTACGTGACCGACACGGACCTGCCGTTCCCCGTCGCCGGCGCGGTCCGGGTCACCGGGCAGGCGCAGTTCCACCCCCGCAAGTACCTCCTCGCCCTCGCCGACGACATCCGGCGGCTCGGCGGCGCGATCCACGAGCAGACCCGGGTCACCGGCCTCACCGAGGGCGACCCCTGCACGCTCACCACCCGGTCGCCGGCGTCCGGGACCGAGGTGGGCGCCCGGTCCGTCGTCGTCGCCACCCACTACCCGGTCTTCGACCGGGCGCTGCTCTTCAGCCGGCTCTCCCCGCGCCGCGAACTGGTGGTGGCCGCGCCGCTCGACGCCATCGGCGCCCCGCTCGGCATGTACATCACCCAGGAGCAGAACACCCGCTCGGTGCGCACGGCGCCGATGGACGACGGCAGACGGCTGCTCATCGTGACGGGCGAGCACTTCACCCCCGGCTCCGGCGGCGACGTCGAAGAACGCTTCGCCCGCCTGTGCGCCTGGGCGGCGGACCGCTTCGGCGACCTCACCTTCACCCACCGCTGGGCCACCCAGGACAACGACTCCACCGACTCGGTCCCGCTGGTCGGACCACTGCACCCCGGCAGCCGCCACGCCTACGTGGCGACCGGCTTCGGCGGCTGGGGGATGAGCGGCGGCGTCATGGCCGGACGGCTGCTGGCCGAGCAGATCACCGGCGGGACGAGCCCCTGGGACGACCTGTACGACCCCCGCCGCCTCGCCTCCGTGGTCCGCGAGGGCGCCACCTTCCTCAGACAGCAGGCCGACGTGGCCCGGCACTTCGTCGGCGACCGGCTGCCCTCGCTCGCCGGGCCGTCGGTCGAGACCCTCGCGCCGGGCGACGGCGCGGTGGTCCGCGTCGGCGGCGAGCGCTGCGCCGTCCACCGGGACGAGGACGGACAGCTCCACGCCCTGTCCGCGCGCTGCACCCATCTGGGCTGCCTCGTGGCCTTCAACCGCGCCGAAGGGGCCTGGGAGTGCCCCTGCCACGGCTCGCGGTTCGACGTTCGGGGCGCGGTCGTGCAGGGCCCCGCGGTCGACCCGCTGGAGCCCCGCGACCTCTGA
- a CDS encoding lactate utilization protein C → MSSRDQILGRVRRALADVPRDESPDGPNGSKRPEESSGPGQVAGYGEAVAREYLREHGERSAAQTAELLAENLADYRALVHRCTEDELPSLIGRLLAGHGTRSVLAPAGLDPAWLSATDAERVEDRAGSTAHELDGVDSVVTACAVAIAETGTIVLDGGPDQGRRRITLVPDHHVCVVRVAGQVVSSVPQALERLDPARPLTWISGPSATSDIELDRVEGVHGPRTLEVVLVG, encoded by the coding sequence GTGAGCAGCAGGGACCAGATCCTGGGCCGGGTCCGGCGCGCGCTGGCCGACGTGCCGCGCGACGAATCTCCGGACGGGCCGAATGGATCGAAGAGGCCGGAGGAGTCCTCCGGGCCCGGGCAGGTCGCCGGGTACGGGGAGGCCGTCGCCCGGGAGTACCTGCGCGAGCACGGCGAGCGCAGCGCCGCACAGACGGCGGAGCTGCTGGCGGAGAACCTGGCCGACTACCGGGCACTCGTGCACCGCTGCACGGAGGACGAACTCCCTTCCCTGATCGGCCGGTTGCTCGCCGGCCACGGGACGCGGTCGGTCCTCGCCCCGGCGGGCCTGGACCCCGCCTGGCTGTCCGCCACGGACGCCGAGCGGGTCGAGGACCGGGCCGGGAGCACCGCGCACGAACTGGACGGCGTGGACAGCGTGGTCACAGCGTGCGCGGTGGCGATCGCGGAGACCGGGACGATCGTTCTGGACGGCGGGCCCGATCAGGGCCGACGCCGCATCACCCTGGTCCCCGACCACCATGTGTGCGTGGTCCGGGTGGCCGGGCAGGTCGTGTCCTCCGTGCCGCAGGCCCTCGAACGGCTCGACCCGGCCCGCCCGTTGACATGGATCTCCGGTCCGTCGGCGACCAGTGACATCGAGCTGGACCGGGTGGAGGGGGTGCACGGCCCGCGCACGCTGGAGGTCGTCCTGGTCGGCTGA